A single region of the Sciurus carolinensis chromosome 16, mSciCar1.2, whole genome shotgun sequence genome encodes:
- the Esrp2 gene encoding epithelial splicing regulatory protein 2 isoform X1: MTPPPPPPPPPLSPGPDPAVDSAADPSSGSGSLVVLFGATAGALGPDLGSDETDLILLVWQVVEPRNRQVGTLHKSLVRAEATALSPQCREASGLSADSLAQAESLDKVLQQFSQLVNRDVALLGGGSYVLCTDGQQLLRQVLHPEASRKNLVLPDTFFSFYDLRREFHLQHPTACSARDLTVATMAQDLGLETDATEDDFGVWEVKTMVAIILHLLEGPSGQLFSKPQVVKQKYETGPCKADVVDSETVVRARGLPWQSSDQDVARFFKGLNIARGGVALCLNAQGRRNGEALIRFVDSEQRDLALQRHKHHMGIRYIEVYKATGEEFVKIAGGTSLEVARFLSREDQVILRLRGLPFSAGPTDVLGFLGPECPVTGGADGLLFVRHPDGRPTGDAFALFACEELAQAALRRHKGMLGKRYIELFRSTAAEVQQVLNRYASSPLLPTLTAPLLPIPFPLAAGTGRDCVRLRGLPYTATIEDILSFLGEAAADIRPHGVHMVLNQQGRPSGDAFIQMMSVERALAAAQRCHKKVMKERYVEVVPCSTEEMSRVLMGGTLGRSGMSPPPCKLPCLSPPTYATFQATPTLMPTETAALYPSSALLPAARVPAAPTPVAYYPGPATQLYMNYTAYYPSPPVSPTTVGYLATPPAALASTSTSVLSQPGALVRMQGVPYTAGMKDLLSVFQAYQLAPDDYTTLVPVGDPPRPVLQAPKEWVCL, from the exons ATgactccgccgccgccgccgccaccccCGCCCCTGTCGCCTGGCCCAGACCCCGCAGTAGACTCCGCAGCAGACCCCAGTTCCGGGTCGGGATCTCTGGTCGTCCTGTTTGGGGCCACTGCCGGTGCGCTCGGACCAGACTTGGGCTCTGATGAGACCGACTTAATCCTTCTAGTCTGGCAAGTGGTGGAACCGCGGAACCGTCAG GTGGGGACGCTGCACAAGTCTCTGGTTCGAGCCGAGGCAACTGCACTGAGTCCACAGTGCCGCGAGGCGAGCGGGCTGAGCGCGGACAGCCTGGCGCAGGCCGAGTCACTGGACAAGGTGCTGCAGCAG TTCTCACAGCTGGTGAACAGGGATGTGGCTCTGCTGGGTGGGGGCTCTTACGTGCTCTGCACTGATGGGCAGCAGCTGTTGCGACAGGTTCTGCACCCTGAAGCCTCGAGGAAG AACCTGGTGCTCCCCGacactttcttctccttctaCGACCTCCGCAGAGAGTTCCATCTGCAACACCCAACTGCCTGCTCTGCCAGGGACCTCACAGTGGCCACCATGGCACAGG ACTTGGGACTAGAGACAGATGCCACAGAGGACGATTTTGGGGTCTGGGAAGTAAAGACAATGGTGGCCATCATCCTCCACCTGCTTGAAGGGCCCAGCG GTCAATTGTTTTCAAAGCCCCAGGTGGTAAAGCAGAAGTATGAGACAGGGCCTTG CAAGGCTGATGTGGTGGACAGTGAGACTGTGGTACGAGCCCGTGGGTTGCCCTGGCAGTCATCAGACCAGGATGTGGCTCGCTTCTTCAAAGGGCTCAACATTGCCAG GGGTGGTGTAGCACTCTGCCTCAACGCCCAGGGCCGCAGAAATGGCGAGGCCCTCATCCGTTTTGTGGACAGCGAGCAGCGGGACCTAGCGCTGCAGAGACACAAGCACCATATGGGCATCCGTTATATTGAG GTATATAAAGCAACAGGGGAGGAGTTTGTGAAGATTGCAGGAG GAACATCATTAGAGGTGGCTCGTTTCCTTTCACGGGAAGACCAAGTGATTCTGAGGCTGCGAGGACTGCCCTTCTCAGCTGGGCCAACAGACGTGCTAGGTTTCCTGGGGCCGGAGTGCCCAGTGACTGGGGGAGCTGATGGGTTGCTCTTTGTGCGCCACCCTGATGGGAGACCAACTGGTGATGCCTTTGCCCTCTTTGCTTGTGAGGAGTTGGCACAGGCTGCACTGCGCAGGCACAAGGGCATGCTGGGTAAGCGTTATATTGAACTCTTCAGGAGCACTGCAGCTGAAGTGCAGCAG GTTCTGAACCGCTATGCATCCAGCCCACTCCTTCCCACACTGACTGCTCCACTGCTACCCATCCCATTCCCACTGGCAGCTGGGACTGGGAGGGACTGTGTACGCCTTCGAGGCCTCCCCTACACGGCCACCATTGAAGATATCCTGAGCTTTCTGGGGGAAGCAGCAGCTGACATCCGGCCCCACGGGGTGCACATGGTACTCAACCAGCAG GGCCGGCCATCTGGTGACGCCTTCATTCAGATGATGTCAGTAGAGCGGGCCCTAGCTGCTGCTCAGCGCTGCCACAAGAAGGTGATGAAGGAACGCTACGTGGAGGTGGTCCCCTGCTCCACAGAGGAGATGAGCCGTGTCTTGATGGGTGGCACCCTGGGCCGCAGTGGCATGTCCCCTCCACCTTGCAAACTACCCT GCCTCTCACCACCCACCTACGCCACCTTCCAGGCCACCCCAACCCTTATGCCCACGGAGACGGCAGCTCTGTATCCCTCTTCAGCACTGCTCCCAGCTGCTAGGGTGCCTGCTGCCCCTACCCCTGTTGCCTACTACCCAGGGCCAGCCACTCAACTCTACATGAACTACACAGCCTACTACCCCAG CCCTCCAGTCTCTCCCACCACTGTGGGCTACCTCGCCACGCCCCCTGCTGCCCTGGCTTCTACTTCCACCTCAGTGTTGTCCCAGCCAGGAGCCCTGGTGCGCATGCAGGGTGTCCCATACACAGCTGGTATGAAGGATCTGCTCAGTGTCTTCCAGGCCTACCAG CTAGCCCCTGATGACTACACCACTCTGGTGCCTGTTGGTGACCCACCTCGCCCTGTGTTACAAGCCCCCAAGGAGTGGGTGTGTTTGTAG
- the Esrp2 gene encoding epithelial splicing regulatory protein 2 isoform X2, with protein MTPPPPPPPPPLSPGPDPAVDSAADPSSGSGSLVVLFGATAGALGPDLGSDETDLILLVWQVVEPRNRQVGTLHKSLVRAEATALSPQCREASGLSADSLAQAESLDKVLQQFSQLVNRDVALLGGGSYVLCTDGQQLLRQVLHPEASRKNLVLPDTFFSFYDLRREFHLQHPTACSARDLTVATMAQDLGLETDATEDDFGVWEVKTMVAIILHLLEGPSGQLFSKPQVVKQKYETGPCSKADVVDSETVVRARGLPWQSSDQDVARFFKGLNIARGGVALCLNAQGRRNGEALIRFVDSEQRDLALQRHKHHMGIRYIEVYKATGEEFVKIAGGTSLEVARFLSREDQVILRLRGLPFSAGPTDVLGFLGPECPVTGGADGLLFVRHPDGRPTGDAFALFACEELAQAALRRHKGMLGKRYIELFRSTAAEVQQVLNRYASSPLLPTLTAPLLPIPFPLAAGTGRDCVRLRGLPYTATIEDILSFLGEAAADIRPHGVHMVLNQQGRPSGDAFIQMMSVERALAAAQRCHKKVMKERYVEVVPCSTEEMSRVLMGGTLGRSGMSPPPCKLPCLSPPTYATFQATPTLMPTETAALYPSSALLPAARVPAAPTPVAYYPGPATQLYMNYTAYYPSPPVSPTTVGYLATPPAALASTSTSVLSQPGALVRMQGVPYTAGMKDLLSVFQAYQLAPDDYTTLVPVGDPPRPVLQAPKEWVCL; from the exons ATgactccgccgccgccgccgccaccccCGCCCCTGTCGCCTGGCCCAGACCCCGCAGTAGACTCCGCAGCAGACCCCAGTTCCGGGTCGGGATCTCTGGTCGTCCTGTTTGGGGCCACTGCCGGTGCGCTCGGACCAGACTTGGGCTCTGATGAGACCGACTTAATCCTTCTAGTCTGGCAAGTGGTGGAACCGCGGAACCGTCAG GTGGGGACGCTGCACAAGTCTCTGGTTCGAGCCGAGGCAACTGCACTGAGTCCACAGTGCCGCGAGGCGAGCGGGCTGAGCGCGGACAGCCTGGCGCAGGCCGAGTCACTGGACAAGGTGCTGCAGCAG TTCTCACAGCTGGTGAACAGGGATGTGGCTCTGCTGGGTGGGGGCTCTTACGTGCTCTGCACTGATGGGCAGCAGCTGTTGCGACAGGTTCTGCACCCTGAAGCCTCGAGGAAG AACCTGGTGCTCCCCGacactttcttctccttctaCGACCTCCGCAGAGAGTTCCATCTGCAACACCCAACTGCCTGCTCTGCCAGGGACCTCACAGTGGCCACCATGGCACAGG ACTTGGGACTAGAGACAGATGCCACAGAGGACGATTTTGGGGTCTGGGAAGTAAAGACAATGGTGGCCATCATCCTCCACCTGCTTGAAGGGCCCAGCG GTCAATTGTTTTCAAAGCCCCAGGTGGTAAAGCAGAAGTATGAGACAGGGCCTTG CAGCAAGGCTGATGTGGTGGACAGTGAGACTGTGGTACGAGCCCGTGGGTTGCCCTGGCAGTCATCAGACCAGGATGTGGCTCGCTTCTTCAAAGGGCTCAACATTGCCAG GGGTGGTGTAGCACTCTGCCTCAACGCCCAGGGCCGCAGAAATGGCGAGGCCCTCATCCGTTTTGTGGACAGCGAGCAGCGGGACCTAGCGCTGCAGAGACACAAGCACCATATGGGCATCCGTTATATTGAG GTATATAAAGCAACAGGGGAGGAGTTTGTGAAGATTGCAGGAG GAACATCATTAGAGGTGGCTCGTTTCCTTTCACGGGAAGACCAAGTGATTCTGAGGCTGCGAGGACTGCCCTTCTCAGCTGGGCCAACAGACGTGCTAGGTTTCCTGGGGCCGGAGTGCCCAGTGACTGGGGGAGCTGATGGGTTGCTCTTTGTGCGCCACCCTGATGGGAGACCAACTGGTGATGCCTTTGCCCTCTTTGCTTGTGAGGAGTTGGCACAGGCTGCACTGCGCAGGCACAAGGGCATGCTGGGTAAGCGTTATATTGAACTCTTCAGGAGCACTGCAGCTGAAGTGCAGCAG GTTCTGAACCGCTATGCATCCAGCCCACTCCTTCCCACACTGACTGCTCCACTGCTACCCATCCCATTCCCACTGGCAGCTGGGACTGGGAGGGACTGTGTACGCCTTCGAGGCCTCCCCTACACGGCCACCATTGAAGATATCCTGAGCTTTCTGGGGGAAGCAGCAGCTGACATCCGGCCCCACGGGGTGCACATGGTACTCAACCAGCAG GGCCGGCCATCTGGTGACGCCTTCATTCAGATGATGTCAGTAGAGCGGGCCCTAGCTGCTGCTCAGCGCTGCCACAAGAAGGTGATGAAGGAACGCTACGTGGAGGTGGTCCCCTGCTCCACAGAGGAGATGAGCCGTGTCTTGATGGGTGGCACCCTGGGCCGCAGTGGCATGTCCCCTCCACCTTGCAAACTACCCT GCCTCTCACCACCCACCTACGCCACCTTCCAGGCCACCCCAACCCTTATGCCCACGGAGACGGCAGCTCTGTATCCCTCTTCAGCACTGCTCCCAGCTGCTAGGGTGCCTGCTGCCCCTACCCCTGTTGCCTACTACCCAGGGCCAGCCACTCAACTCTACATGAACTACACAGCCTACTACCCCAG CCCTCCAGTCTCTCCCACCACTGTGGGCTACCTCGCCACGCCCCCTGCTGCCCTGGCTTCTACTTCCACCTCAGTGTTGTCCCAGCCAGGAGCCCTGGTGCGCATGCAGGGTGTCCCATACACAGCTGGTATGAAGGATCTGCTCAGTGTCTTCCAGGCCTACCAG CTAGCCCCTGATGACTACACCACTCTGGTGCCTGTTGGTGACCCACCTCGCCCTGTGTTACAAGCCCCCAAGGAGTGGGTGTGTTTGTAG
- the Esrp2 gene encoding epithelial splicing regulatory protein 2 isoform X3, with product MWLCWVGALTCSALMGSSCCDRFCTLKPRGREFHLQHPTACSARDLTVATMAQDLGLETDATEDDFGVWEVKTMVAIILHLLEGPSGQLFSKPQVVKQKYETGPCSKADVVDSETVVRARGLPWQSSDQDVARFFKGLNIARGGVALCLNAQGRRNGEALIRFVDSEQRDLALQRHKHHMGIRYIEVYKATGEEFVKIAGGTSLEVARFLSREDQVILRLRGLPFSAGPTDVLGFLGPECPVTGGADGLLFVRHPDGRPTGDAFALFACEELAQAALRRHKGMLGKRYIELFRSTAAEVQQVLNRYASSPLLPTLTAPLLPIPFPLAAGTGRDCVRLRGLPYTATIEDILSFLGEAAADIRPHGVHMVLNQQGRPSGDAFIQMMSVERALAAAQRCHKKVMKERYVEVVPCSTEEMSRVLMGGTLGRSGMSPPPCKLPCLSPPTYATFQATPTLMPTETAALYPSSALLPAARVPAAPTPVAYYPGPATQLYMNYTAYYPSPPVSPTTVGYLATPPAALASTSTSVLSQPGALVRMQGVPYTAGMKDLLSVFQAYQLAPDDYTTLVPVGDPPRPVLQAPKEWVCL from the exons ATGTGGCTCTGCTGGGTGGGGGCTCTTACGTGCTCTGCACTGATGGGCAGCAGCTGTTGCGACAGGTTCTGCACCCTGAAGCCTCGAGGAAG AGAGTTCCATCTGCAACACCCAACTGCCTGCTCTGCCAGGGACCTCACAGTGGCCACCATGGCACAGG ACTTGGGACTAGAGACAGATGCCACAGAGGACGATTTTGGGGTCTGGGAAGTAAAGACAATGGTGGCCATCATCCTCCACCTGCTTGAAGGGCCCAGCG GTCAATTGTTTTCAAAGCCCCAGGTGGTAAAGCAGAAGTATGAGACAGGGCCTTG CAGCAAGGCTGATGTGGTGGACAGTGAGACTGTGGTACGAGCCCGTGGGTTGCCCTGGCAGTCATCAGACCAGGATGTGGCTCGCTTCTTCAAAGGGCTCAACATTGCCAG GGGTGGTGTAGCACTCTGCCTCAACGCCCAGGGCCGCAGAAATGGCGAGGCCCTCATCCGTTTTGTGGACAGCGAGCAGCGGGACCTAGCGCTGCAGAGACACAAGCACCATATGGGCATCCGTTATATTGAG GTATATAAAGCAACAGGGGAGGAGTTTGTGAAGATTGCAGGAG GAACATCATTAGAGGTGGCTCGTTTCCTTTCACGGGAAGACCAAGTGATTCTGAGGCTGCGAGGACTGCCCTTCTCAGCTGGGCCAACAGACGTGCTAGGTTTCCTGGGGCCGGAGTGCCCAGTGACTGGGGGAGCTGATGGGTTGCTCTTTGTGCGCCACCCTGATGGGAGACCAACTGGTGATGCCTTTGCCCTCTTTGCTTGTGAGGAGTTGGCACAGGCTGCACTGCGCAGGCACAAGGGCATGCTGGGTAAGCGTTATATTGAACTCTTCAGGAGCACTGCAGCTGAAGTGCAGCAG GTTCTGAACCGCTATGCATCCAGCCCACTCCTTCCCACACTGACTGCTCCACTGCTACCCATCCCATTCCCACTGGCAGCTGGGACTGGGAGGGACTGTGTACGCCTTCGAGGCCTCCCCTACACGGCCACCATTGAAGATATCCTGAGCTTTCTGGGGGAAGCAGCAGCTGACATCCGGCCCCACGGGGTGCACATGGTACTCAACCAGCAG GGCCGGCCATCTGGTGACGCCTTCATTCAGATGATGTCAGTAGAGCGGGCCCTAGCTGCTGCTCAGCGCTGCCACAAGAAGGTGATGAAGGAACGCTACGTGGAGGTGGTCCCCTGCTCCACAGAGGAGATGAGCCGTGTCTTGATGGGTGGCACCCTGGGCCGCAGTGGCATGTCCCCTCCACCTTGCAAACTACCCT GCCTCTCACCACCCACCTACGCCACCTTCCAGGCCACCCCAACCCTTATGCCCACGGAGACGGCAGCTCTGTATCCCTCTTCAGCACTGCTCCCAGCTGCTAGGGTGCCTGCTGCCCCTACCCCTGTTGCCTACTACCCAGGGCCAGCCACTCAACTCTACATGAACTACACAGCCTACTACCCCAG CCCTCCAGTCTCTCCCACCACTGTGGGCTACCTCGCCACGCCCCCTGCTGCCCTGGCTTCTACTTCCACCTCAGTGTTGTCCCAGCCAGGAGCCCTGGTGCGCATGCAGGGTGTCCCATACACAGCTGGTATGAAGGATCTGCTCAGTGTCTTCCAGGCCTACCAG CTAGCCCCTGATGACTACACCACTCTGGTGCCTGTTGGTGACCCACCTCGCCCTGTGTTACAAGCCCCCAAGGAGTGGGTGTGTTTGTAG